The Candidatus Angelobacter sp. genomic sequence AGTTTATCGCCTGTTTTCTCACCGCTTCGCTTGCGCCGCTGGCGACCGGGTGCGACACGATGCGCGACTCGACGATGACCGGCCGGCTTTGGGATGCAGGCGGAGTCAACCGCTGTCTGCCCGCGCCGACACCGAACCTGAAGCTTTATCGCACCCAGGACGACAAGGATGTGCTGGTGACGTACGACGAGTTGCGCGAGAAAAACGATTCCATCCGGCGCCGCGCCTTTTTCTTCAAACCGAACATTCGGCGGCTGGAGGACCGCAAGCGTCCGAAATTCGTCAGCCCGGACAAGGTCATGGAATTGAAACTGGTCCCGGTGGCCGGGTTCGGAGACACAAACGCGCCAACTGGCGAAGTGGTGTTCGCAAATATTTCCGGAGACAGTCAGGATTTCACGCTTGTGTGGTTTGGTGCTGAACTCGGTCCTTACACGCTGCCCGTGTATGTGGACCGCGGCAGCCAATTCCGGCGCGTGCTCTTAACGCCGCTGACAACCACGGGCGACGTGATTGTCGCGGTGGCGGTGGTTGCCGTGGTAGCGGGCGCGATCGCCGGTTACAGCTATGCATGTAGTGCTACGGCCAACCATCGCTGAAATACACGCCGCGGCAGGTGTGGGCCAGCGAGGCCGGCTGGCGCGCAAGGAAATGCCTGCAAGCCACGCACCTCCCCAAAGCCATAAAGGCCATCCAACGATCCGCCAGAAATCAGGCTCCGCTTACCAGCTTTTCCAACCGGTCGTACGCGGCGCTCCACGCCGCGACGTGAGGCTGGATGATTTCCATGCTGAACGAATCACGGACGATTTTGCGCGCTTCTTCGAGCGAGGGCACATGGTTCAGCGCCATCGCCTGCACGAGGACGTTGCCCGCCGCCGCCGCTTCGGTCGGGCCGATCACCACCGGGATCTGGAGGGCGTTCGCCGTAAAATGATTCAGGAGGCTGTTTTTTGTCCCGCCGCCCACGATGTGCAACCGTTCGATTTTTCGACCGGTGATTTTTTCGATGTCTCCCAGCGTCCGGCGGTAGAGCAGCGCGAGGCTCTCCAGAACGCAGCGGACAATGGGGCCCGGCTTGCGAGGCACGAGTTGGCCGGTCTCCTTGCAAAAGGCCTGAATCTTCGAAGGCATGTCGCCCGGTTCCAGAAAACGGGGATCGGACGGATTGATCAGGGATTCGAACGGCGGCGACGATGCAGCCAGGTGTGTCATCACGTCGTAGTCCAGGTCCTGCTCCTTTTCGGCCCAGTGCCGGCGGCATTCCTGGATGATCCAGAGACCGGCGATGTTCTTGAGCAGGCGAACGGAATTGCCGTAGCCGATTTCGTTGGTGAAGTTCAACTCGCGGCTGGCGTCGTTGATGATCGGTTCCGGCACTTCAACGCCCATCAACGACCAGGTGCCCGAGCTGAGGAAGGCCCAGTTCTGGCCGCTGGCCGGCAGTCCCGCCACGGCCGCGGCCGTGTCATGTGAACAGGACGCGATAACCTGCACGTCCTCCAGTTTGGTTTGCTGGGCGATGTCTGCACGCAATGGTCCGAGCGGCGTCCCGGACGGCACGATTTGCGGAAACAGTTTCGACGGCAACTTCAACGCATGGATCAATTTGTCGGACCAGTTTTTGGTGACCGGATTGTAAAGTTGCGTCGTGCTGGCCATGGAGACCTCCATTTTGGCCGCGCCGGACAGCAGGTAGTTGAACCCGTCCGCCACCGAGAGCAGTTGATGCGCCTTGCCGAGGCGTTTGGATTTTTCCGCCCCGAGTTGAAAGAGCGTGTTGATCGGCATTTTCTGGATGCCCGTCTCCGCGTAAATCGTTTCCCACGGGACTTTGTCGAGCACCTCCTTCATCCCCGTCTGGGAGCGCGCGTCGCGGTAATGGTAGGTGGGAGTGATGAGCGAACCGTCCGCCTCGAACAGCATGTAGTCCACCCCCCAGGAATCGCAACTGAGAGAGGCGATGGGGTCCTGGTGCTCGGCAACCTTGCGCAGCCCCACCAGAACCTCCTGGAATACCTGCGGGATATTCCAGCAGAGCGAGTCCTTGTCCTTGATGGGCTGGTTGGAAAACCGGTGGAGCTCGCTCAAGGCGAGTTTGCCGTTGTTGAGGGTGCCCTCGATCACTCGGCCGCTCTCCGCACCGAGATCGCAGGCAATGTAGTAGGTCGTCTTCATAGCTTAAATTGACTCGCCAATTCGCCGCGCGGCTCAAATCCGGTGCCCCCGAATGCGCGGAACCCATCCGCGCTCGCGACCATAACGGTTGTCGCATCCGGCATCAAGAAACAAGCGCGTTGCCCGGGACGCGGACCGCGGCGCCAGTCCACGAGCGATGTCGCGACCATCGCAGGCCGCTTGTCAGCAAGAAGTGTTCTGATACAACTCCTGCGTGCGGATTTTCATCGCGCTCGCTTTTGTGGCTGTGACGGGCCTTTTTACCGGCTGTGCTACTCCACGCGAATCAATCCAATGGCCCCGTTACCAGCTTTCCGCCGCGCAAACATGGCGGTTGAATCTTCCCAGGGGAGAACGCTTTGACGCCTCGGGACTATACCTTACACCGCAGGGAGAATTGCTCGCGGTCAGCGATCGCGAACCTTCCGTTTATCGCATTCAGATTCCTCCTGACGGTGACGCCTCAGAACTGGACAAACTGCCCAACTGTTTTACTGCCGCGCAACTCGCGCAGTTCGCACCGGAAAAAATCGACCGCTACGATTGCGAGGGCATCACCGTGGACGAGCGCGGACGCGTTTACCTTTGCGAAGAAGAGAACCGCTGGATCCTGCGCTGGGATCCAATGACGCGACAGGTCGAACGACTCAACATCGACTGGACGCCGGTGCAAAAATATTTCAGCAAGACCGATCGCAACGCGTCGTTTGAAGGCATCGCCATCGGCGGCGCCAAATTATACGTGGCGAACGAACGCGAGCAGGGACGGATCGTGGTCGTTGATCTCAAGACGCTCAAAGTGGTGGACGATTTCGCGGTGCGATCAAGCGTGTTCGCGCCTTGGGGACCGCACTACTCCGATCTCTGCTGGTTCCGAGGTGAGCTGTATGTCCTCATGCGTGAGGATCACGTCATCCTCCGCGTTGACCCGCACTCCCATCGTGTCCTGGCGGAATACGATTTCCGGGCGATGGAGACCGCTCCCGAAAATAAATACCGCCTCGTGCTGCCGTTCGTGGGGGTCATGGAAGGACTGGCCGTTGACGACCACGACTTCTGGCTCGTGACCGACAACAACGGCCTGGGGCGCGTCCGCCACCCCGATGACCCGCGCCCGACGTTGTTCCGATGTCCGCGGCCGGATCGTCGCGCAAAAATGAACCCGTGAAATGAGAATTACAGCACAAGTTCCTCGATAAATGAAAGCATGCGCTGTACGACTTCCCAAAACAGAAGGGCTTCCGCTCCATCAGAAGGCGACTGAATCCACAGTCGCGTCCAACTTTTTGCACAATTCCAGCGTGGCGTCCGGCAGCCCCTCCCCGCGGTGTCAATTCCTGCATGCGTGGCGACGCCGCGGACGCCGGTTGCGAGCTGCGCCGAAACCGCATTGCTTAAAAAACATGCGAACGATAGTGACCAACTCAACAAGAACCGGGTGATTTTCATGTCGTCTTTGAGCCACAGATTGAACGTGGATGGAACATGGATTTTCAAACGTCTTGCGGTAGCGCGGTCTGTGACCGGATGTCGCAGACCGCGGATTCACACGATAATCTCTACACGGTGGAATGCGTTTCGTTTGGCCGAATGAAGAAGTTCAAGCACACGCCGATGACGTGACGGAAGGGATTTTTTGATCAAAATGGTTCCACGCACCGAGGACTCTTAAGCTTCAGAATGCTGACCGCATGTTCGACGTCTAGCGTATCGTTGCTCACAAAATCACCACCCTCGAGCGTTAACCGTATGGGTCCTCTGCAGGTGAATCCACTATTGGGCTGCGGCAGTCCAAGGCGTGCGTGGCTCTTTATGACGTCTCTCAATTTTCTTTTATTCTCACAACGAGGCGTCAGCTGAGTGCAAACTACCGCGCCACCTGAGGTCCGGACATCGCGGATATAATTTACTTGCGGGTGCTTGTAATCGTTTCCTGATCCGACGGACACAACTACCTTTCTAGGTGAGACGCTTTTCAGCCACGCCAAAGCTCTTTTATCTCCACGGTCGGCGGGCGCCCCGTGGTGAGGTCCGACCAAATACTCGGGTCTTGAACCTTGGCATTGAGCAGCAACGTTTTCTATTGTCGTGTCGCTCGCCCACAGAATCTTAACTGCTGAATGAATCGATAGTGATAAGACTCCGGCGGTTTCATTGGCACTGGGCGCCATAATATTCGACAGAACAGGCGGAAACTTAACTTCCAAACTGCTTCCTGAATTACTATCAGACCAGAGCACCCTGGGGGCTTCAAGGCGACGGATATTGGTCACTTCGCCGCACTTCTTTGCGGTATCGAGGCGACGGACTAGTCGAACGAACACGTCGTCTTTCCTGGATCGATCTTCGAGAAAATAGACAGTTCCAATTCGTGAACGCGCCCCATCAACCACAGCGTTAAGAGCCCCTATGTGGTCGGCATCATTGTGCGTCAAGACAATGCTATGTACCCTTATGTTCCCGTGTGAGATAAGCCAACCTGAAATAGGATTTCCCCTAGGTCCTACGTCAATCAAGATAATCTCCCCGCTGGGCAAATGAATGACGCTACAGTCTCCTTGTCCGACATCCCAAAACTCGACTACGAGCGGTTGCTGGGCCATGACCTCCACAAAGTTTCCCCGTCGATGACTTCGGCTGAAGGAGCTGGAGCAACTTGCGATATCGACACAAGCTTATTGCCTTCTCCGAAATTTGCGAGCGCCGTAAACGATTCGCCGGGATTCAACAACTCGAGAGACTTTGCTACCGACCTCGGAACAACCTCCTTGGTTCCATCATGCCATTCGATCTCGAGGTCAGCCGGTGTGGCGGCGAGTAGTCGACCCTCTGTAAAGATCGCAGGCGCATGCTCGACGCAAAATCTGCGGTAGTCTGCTTGGCGGGAAATTTCCTCCCATTCTCGCTCCTCATGCTTGCTTAGCTCCTTCCGCTCCGCTTTCCGGAGAAGGAACAAAAACTTTCGAATAATTTCACGACTAATCTCTCCCCCTCTTTGCCACGGAAGGCGAACGTTCCAGCCACGGATTTCTAGTTCATAGGTTCGGCGATAATAGGCAATTGTAGGATAACGCTCGAGTATGAGAAAGTATTCTCCAAACGCAAAGTGACGCTGATCCAATTCCGCTTCGATTGGCACATCAAGATCGAATTGAGATGAAGACGAAACTTCAACCGTTCGTGGAAGCTCGTTAGCAAGGTAGCTCGCTCTTTCGGTTGGAATGTCAGGTGCCAGAATCATAGGGGCCAAAACTGTCGCGAGCTTGAACGGTGAAATACGCCTCGAACTCTTGCAAAATCAAATCGTGAGCTAGTCTAAGCTCATTTTTAACTTCGTCGAGTGAGATTTTGCGGCCCAAACCTTCCGTTGTGGCCTTAAAATCGAGCCGCAATGCCAAAGTGCTACCGGGTTGGGATTCAATGTTTTGCAAATGAGCACTAAACCGCATCGGCGGCGTCTCAGTGATTCCTAAGTTAATCTCAAAGTTATATGGCGGAATGAGCGTTTTGCCAGGTCCTGGAAGGTTAGAGAAAAAATTCAATATGTTCTTTAAGTCAATTTTGTTTTCGCTCGCAAACTTCGGGACGGTCTGAAAAGAAATAAAATTAACATATTCCAGTGTAATCCCGCGCAACGTTTTCACTTCAAAATGGTCAGCCCAGCGTGGCAACCAATCGTGCGAGAACTCCTCCAGTTCCTCATAATGGCGCGGATTGGCCGGTCCTCCCACGAGATTAAAAGCCACTCGATCTCTCCATACTTGTATTCCCTTGTCTCTGTTACTTTGGCCTCCTTTCCAGAATCTGTGTTTCAAGGACATTCGCTGATGGTTCTGGTCAAACGAAGGCATCCCATCCTTCTGGGTAACTTTGATCTGCCACTCGGTAATTGTTTCCATCTCGGGGAAACTTTTTTGCAGCAAATCTTTCCATTCTTCTATTCGACGATGAAACAACTCCTCATCGATCTGAACCCCGACCGAAAAGGCTCGCTCCACAATTGGTGGCCTCTTGTATTTCCTCATTGATGGCTTCGGCCTGTCTAACGCAGCAACGGCGATCAGTTACGGCAACTCCCCAATAGTGATGTCCTTGTACCACGCCTCGGTCTTGCCGCCGCCGTGCACCTGCAGGCCGATCCGGCCGAATTGCGGGATGGCATCGTCCGCTTCGGTGTAGTCCACCGTCTGAAGGCCGTTGATCCAGGCGCGTATCCGTTTCCCTTCCGCGCGGATGACGTATTCATTCCATTCGCCACGCTTCAACACCTTGTTGACCTCTTTGATGTCGGACTTGGCCATGACCTTGTTCCGTCGAGACTCGTCGTAAATGCAGCCCCACCATTCGGGATCGCCCATGTCCACCTGGTAACCGCTCATTTCAGTCGGCGGGTTCTTCGTGCGCTCGCTGCGAATCTGCACGCCGCCGTTAATGAAACCTTCGGTGCCGGTCAGCTTGAAATTAAGCTTCAGCACGAAGTTGGTGAATGAGCGCGTGGTGGCGATGAATTGGTTTTCCGGCACGGTTGTCTTGAGCGAGCCGCCCACGAATGCGCCGTCCTCGATGCGCCAGGTTTTGTTGGTGTCACCGTCCCAGCCTTTGAATGTTTTGCCGTCGAAGATCGGAACGACCCTGCCGGAATCGGCGGCGTTCGAGGAAAACACGGCGAGCAAAACGAAAGTGGCAGCAAGTGATTTTTTCATAGTTGGAGCGTTGCGTTCTTCCCGATCGTATAACGGTGAGGCGAGGCTCTGTCGAGCCGTGACTTCCATACGTAGCCGCCGGGTCAAACGCCGTGTGAGGACACGCGGCCTACAGAAGAACGCCCCGCGTTGCAGGCCGACTGCCCTCAGTCGGCGCGCGTCGCATCTGGATGCCCTCTCTCATTCGTAGCGGCCGGGCCTAATGAGGGAATTTCTGTGCGTGCCGGCCAGATTACACTTTCCACTTTCGCAGACGCAACGCATTGCCGATGACGACCAAATCCGAGAGGCCCATTGCCGCGGCGCAAATCACCGGGCTGAGGAAGCCGAGCGCGGCCAGCGGAATGGAAGCGGCGTTGTAGAAGAACGCCCAAAACAGGTTCTGTTTGATGGTGAGCAAAGCTGCCTGTGCGAAACCGAGCGCTTCCGGAATTGCCTGAATGTCGGACTTGAGCAGGATGATGTCGGCAGCCTCGCGGGCAACGTCGCTGGCCTTCGCGACGGCAATGCCGAGGTCGGCCTGCTCCAAAGCCGGCGCGTCGTTGATGCCGTCACCAACGAACGCGACGCGCTCGCCGCGCTGTTGAAGCTGCTTCACCATCTCGGCCTTTCGCTCCGGGCGAATTTCAGCGAACACGTTTTCTTTCGCGATGCCGACCTGCTCCGCGATGGCGGCGGCCGTGAGCCGGTTATCGCCGGTGATGAGATAAGTCGCTTTGCCTTGTTGGTTGAGTTGCCTCACCACTTCGCCGGCATGCGGTTTGATGGTATCGCGCAACGCTAACAGGCCGACGAGTTGAGCGTCGGCGGCAAGGCCGAGGATGGTCGCGCCCTGCGCAGACCAATCGTTGACGAACTTCGTCGCGCGTGTGAGGTCAACCCCGGTTTCGCGGAGCCAATTGAGCGAGCCGAGTCGGAACAAAGATCCGTCCAAACCCGCCTGCACGCCTTTACCGCGCAACTCCTGCCAATCGGAACTTTGGATTCGGCGGGCCGCCGGGTCCGGCAGGCCAGCGGCCTGCGCTCCCCGGTCTTGAGCGGCCACCGCCAGGCTGAGCGGATGGTTCGACGGCTGCGCGAGCGCGGCGGCCAATTCTTCAACTGGAACAGAACGATTCGACGCGTCGCGCAAGTCTTCAACGGCCGCAACGGAAAGTCTTCCCTGTGTCAGCGTGCCGGTTTTGTCGAACACGATGGCGGTGATCGTTCCCGACTTTTCCAGCGCCGCGCCGTCACGGATGAGAATGCCGCGCTGCGCGGCGGCATTCGTGCCCGCCATGATCGCCGCCGGCGTGGCCAGCCCCATCGCGCAGGGACACGCGACAATCAACACCGCCGCCGCCTGAATGAATGCAGCCGCCAGCGCGGTGGCCGGAAAGTGAACGGGCCAGAGATACGGCGCAATGGACTGGCCGACGCTCAACGCGTGAGCGTAGGCGAAACCCCACCATGACGCCGTGGCCAGCGCAATCAGCACCACCACCGGCACGAACACGTTGCTCACGCGGTCGCCGAGCTTCTGGATGTTCGCCCGGCTGTTTTGCGCGCGCTGGACGACGGCGATGATTTGCGCCAGCGCGGTGGCTTCGCCGGTGGCGATGACGCGCATCACGAGCCGGCCATTCTGGTTCACCGTGCCGGTGTAGAGTTTCGCACCGGCCGCCTTTTCGACGGGCAGCGATTCGCCCGTGAGCATGGACTCATCCACGGCCGAACCGCCTTCTATGACTTCGCCGTCGGTCGGCACGCGGTCACCGGGTTTCAACACGGCCCGATCACCGGCGCGCAATGACGCGACCGGCACCTCGGTTTCTTCGCCGTCCGGGTCCAGTTTCCGCGCCGTTTGCGGCGCCAGATTCATCAACGCGCGCAACGAACCCGCGGCCCGCGAACCGACCAGCGCTTCAATGAAATGCCCGGCACTGATCAGTGTGATGATCGCGGCCGCCTCCATGAAGTAGAGATGTCCGTGCCAACCGGTGAGCAGACCCCACAGGCTGAAGCCGAACGCCGTGCTGGAGCCGAGCGCGACGAGCGTGTCCATGTTCGAGCCGCCGCGTTTGAGCTGGCTCCAGGCGCCGCGGAAAAACCTCGCGCCGCACACGATCATCACCGGCGTGGACAGGGAGAAGGCGATCCATTTGAAGGCGTCACTCGTGCCCCAGCCAAAGACCCATTCGCCGATGATGAGCGGTAGCGTAAGCGTGGCTCCGAGAATCACGGTGAACTTCCATGTTTCGAGCGCCGAACCCGGCGGCCCGTCCGCGTGGCAGCAGGCCGCTTCCGCCGGTGTGGCGTCGTAGCCGGCCTGCTTCACCGCGCGGACGACGGTTTCAACACTCGTTTCCGCGCCGGATTTCCAACGCACAGTCGCGCGGCCATTTTCCAGGCCCACGTCCGCGCTGGCGACACCGGGAACACTTTGGATCGCCTCCGTGACATGCCGCGCGCAGTTCTGGCAGGTCATCCCACCGACGGTAAGCTCGGAAATGTTGCGGCGACCGGTGGGTTCCGCGGCGGGCTCATGGACGTGCGCGTGCATAAAGCTGTGGCTATCCTTCCTTTACTCGCGCCCGCAGTCAAATTCACGTTGACCAGCGGAGCGGCTTTTCATTAGGTTAACCGCGTCAATCACACCAACAAAATCGAAAGGTAATTTTATGGCTAAAATCGTTCCGTTGATCAGTTCGGGAGTCGCCGGACCGCTGGGAGTGTTGCACCTTCCGCGCCTCTGGTTGAAGGTGTCGCTCGAATGCCGCGGCAAACTGGCCGACGGTTATCCGGGCATCGGCAAGGGCTACGACATGATGACCATCAACGCGCTCGGGTTGAACGCGGACGCGGTGAAAAAGTTCATCAACGATTCGAAACCGACCTACTGCCAGTTCGAAGCCTGGGTCAAGAAGCAACCCGGCGTGAAGCTCGACAAGGCGACCCTCTACAAGCACAACTCGGCTGTCCGGGGTTACATCCACGACGACGCGACGCGCAAAGGCATCCTCGGCGCGAACGGAGTCACCGATGAAGGTTCAGTGAATCCCGGCGCGGTGGACCTCAACAACCTTGATGACTGGTACGAGTTCCATCAGACAGAATTGAAGTAACTTCCTCCGGACAATTCGAGCCGCCGTTCTCCCGAACGGCGGCTTTTTTACGGGTCCGGATGTTTCGAGAAGCGCGCGGGCCGCAACCGGCGTTTTTGATGCCACGCCACGCCGATCAAATCGAAAATGCCGCGCCCAAGCCGGTTCCATACGCCGTACTTGGAAACACCTGCCGCGCGCGGCCGGTGATTCACAGAGGTTTCTTTTGTGACCGCGCCGTTCCCGTGAACGAGAACCGGCAGGAAGCGGTGCCAGCCGTTGAAGGGAAAAACACCGTCGAGCGCCGTGCGCTTGAAGACGCGCAACGAACAGCCGGTATCCTGAAAGTCCGCGCCCAACGCGGCCCTTCGCGCCCGGCGCGCGATGCGCGATGACACGCGGCGCAGCCACGTGTCCCGGCGGTTGACCCGCACGCCGCAAACGAAATCAGCGTGCTCCAGCTCGCAGAGCAGTTTCGGCAGGTCCGCCGGATCGTTCTGTAAATCTCCATCGAGGGTGGCAATGATCGGCCCGTTGGTTTCCCGGACGCCCGTCCAAAGTGCGGCGCTTTGACCGCTGTTGCGCTCGTGACGGAGACCGCGCACGCGTGGGTCGAGCCGATGCGCCTCCAGAATTTTTCCCCAGGTGCCGTCGCGGCTGCCGTCGTCCACAAAGACCACTTCAAACGGCCGCGGTTCCTTCTCCAGCGCCCCAACGACCTCGCGAGCGAGCGGCAGAACGTTGTCTTCCTCGTCGAGGACTGGAACGATGATGGAGATTTCAACCGGCACAAGTGAAGACTAGCGGCTGCAGGTAGGAAGTTGAAGGTCGAAAGTTCAGCGCAAAGCCCCGTGCTATTTGAGCGTCTTCAAGAAAGCGAACAGGTCGCTGACATCCTCCGGCTTCAACCCCTCAATCAGCCCCTCCGGCATGATGGACAAGCGGGTGTATCCCGCGCGCCTGATGTTGCCGCGAGGCAGGCGCAGGTCTTCGGTGTTCGGCTGGCGGAGCACAACCGAATTGTCATCCTGTGAAACGAACAGCCCTTCCTGAACTTCGCCGTCGCGCGTCTCGACGCGAAACCGCCGATACCCCGCCTCCATTGCCGCGTTCGGCGTAAGGACGTTTCGCAGCAGCGACTCAATCCCGTTCGCGCCCGCGCCGTCAAGGACCGGCCCGATCTTTCCACCCTGCCCTTTCACCGCGTGGCAGACTCCGCAGGTGCTCACAAACACTTGCTGACCACGCGTCAGGTCGCCGGATTTGTTCGCCAGCTCACGGAATTGCGCGAACTTCGCGGCAAGCGCCCTTGCTTCGATCTCGGTCAAAATCGGCGGCAAATCGCCGGTTCGTTCGATGTGCGCGCCGCCCTGCAGTTTACCCCACGAGTCACCGCTTCCGTGATAGAGCAATGCGGACGTCAGGCTGTTACGATCCATCGAGACGTTGGCCGACGCGCGGATTTCATCGGGCGAGCGACAGACGTTCCAGACGCGGAACTCGGCGAACTCGCCTGCCGTGCCGCCGGCAGGATTCGAGAGGCCCACCTTCAAATGCTCGAAGTCCCTTTTTTCAACCGCCCGACTCGTCACGTCCAGTTCGCCATTCTGGAACAGCCGGAACCTTCCGTCCGCGTCGCGCGTGAAGGCAAGATGCGTCCACGCTTCGGGCGCGACCGGCTTCGTGGCAATGACGATGTCGCCCACCCCGCCGCCGACCCAGACGCGGAAACGGCCGTCGTGAAAATTGGCGTCAAGCGCGCCGGGTCCGGCGAGGATCGAATCCTGGTTGTTGATGCCCGGGTCGAGCTTGGCCCAGCACTCGACCGTGAACGGCCCGTGAAGCGCAAGGTCCGTGTCCACACAGTCGCCGTCGCCGCCGTTCAAACGAAGCACGGGTTTCAATTCGGAACCCACCTCGGCAGCCAGTTTCTTCACCGCCGGGTCGTCAGGCAGCACGATCGAGAGTTTGTCGAGCGTGTAGCCGTCGAGCTCGTCGCGCGCAATCGCGCCGCTCCCCACCGAGGCCACAAGCTGTTTCGCCCCGGCCGCGGAACTGGCGAGCCGATCAACCGCCATTTTGCGTAGCGTTGGCGTCAAGGACGGCCAGACCTCGAGCAGCGCCGGAACCGCGGCGTCTGTTTTTGTGCCCGCCAGGGCGGTAACGGCTTCGCGTTGGACGGCGGTGTTCCCGCTCGTCGCAAACCGGCGGAACATATCCACCCGCGCCGAACCCGACTCCCGAAGCGCGCGCAGCCCGGAAAGCTGGCGTTCGGCGCTCGCTCCCGGTTTCGTCGCGGCAGCGACCAGGTCATCCTCGAGGCCCGTGAGATGGAAACCAGTCGCGAGTTTCACCAGCAAATCCTGGTTCGCCTCGCCCGGGTCGTTTTTCAAGAACGCGCGGATGGCATCGGTCAACAACGGCGCCAGCGCGGCGTGATCGGGGAGACGGACGCGGTTGTCATAGAGAAGTCGCAACGTGCCGGGAACGGCAAGCGCGGCTTTCAAGGCCGCATTCGCCGCAGGATCGGTCGGCACGGATGCGACGAGCAACAGTTCCTCGGTCGAAAGGCCGCGTTTC encodes the following:
- a CDS encoding rhamnulokinase family protein, yielding MKTTYYIACDLGAESGRVIEGTLNNGKLALSELHRFSNQPIKDKDSLCWNIPQVFQEVLVGLRKVAEHQDPIASLSCDSWGVDYMLFEADGSLITPTYHYRDARSQTGMKEVLDKVPWETIYAETGIQKMPINTLFQLGAEKSKRLGKAHQLLSVADGFNYLLSGAAKMEVSMASTTQLYNPVTKNWSDKLIHALKLPSKLFPQIVPSGTPLGPLRADIAQQTKLEDVQVIASCSHDTAAAVAGLPASGQNWAFLSSGTWSLMGVEVPEPIINDASRELNFTNEIGYGNSVRLLKNIAGLWIIQECRRHWAEKEQDLDYDVMTHLAASSPPFESLINPSDPRFLEPGDMPSKIQAFCKETGQLVPRKPGPIVRCVLESLALLYRRTLGDIEKITGRKIERLHIVGGGTKNSLLNHFTANALQIPVVIGPTEAAAAGNVLVQAMALNHVPSLEEARKIVRDSFSMEIIQPHVAAWSAAYDRLEKLVSGA
- a CDS encoding esterase-like activity of phytase family protein; the protein is MRIFIALAFVAVTGLFTGCATPRESIQWPRYQLSAAQTWRLNLPRGERFDASGLYLTPQGELLAVSDREPSVYRIQIPPDGDASELDKLPNCFTAAQLAQFAPEKIDRYDCEGITVDERGRVYLCEEENRWILRWDPMTRQVERLNIDWTPVQKYFSKTDRNASFEGIAIGGAKLYVANEREQGRIVVVDLKTLKVVDDFAVRSSVFAPWGPHYSDLCWFRGELYVLMREDHVILRVDPHSHRVLAEYDFRAMETAPENKYRLVLPFVGVMEGLAVDDHDFWLVTDNNGLGRVRHPDDPRPTLFRCPRPDRRAKMNP
- a CDS encoding TIGR04255 family protein encodes the protein MRKYKRPPIVERAFSVGVQIDEELFHRRIEEWKDLLQKSFPEMETITEWQIKVTQKDGMPSFDQNHQRMSLKHRFWKGGQSNRDKGIQVWRDRVAFNLVGGPANPRHYEELEEFSHDWLPRWADHFEVKTLRGITLEYVNFISFQTVPKFASENKIDLKNILNFFSNLPGPGKTLIPPYNFEINLGITETPPMRFSAHLQNIESQPGSTLALRLDFKATTEGLGRKISLDEVKNELRLAHDLILQEFEAYFTVQARDSFGPYDSGT
- a CDS encoding DUF1080 domain-containing protein, translated to MKKSLAATFVLLAVFSSNAADSGRVVPIFDGKTFKGWDGDTNKTWRIEDGAFVGGSLKTTVPENQFIATTRSFTNFVLKLNFKLTGTEGFINGGVQIRSERTKNPPTEMSGYQVDMGDPEWWGCIYDESRRNKVMAKSDIKEVNKVLKRGEWNEYVIRAEGKRIRAWINGLQTVDYTEADDAIPQFGRIGLQVHGGGKTEAWYKDITIGELP
- a CDS encoding cation-translocating P-type ATPase, which gives rise to MHAHVHEPAAEPTGRRNISELTVGGMTCQNCARHVTEAIQSVPGVASADVGLENGRATVRWKSGAETSVETVVRAVKQAGYDATPAEAACCHADGPPGSALETWKFTVILGATLTLPLIIGEWVFGWGTSDAFKWIAFSLSTPVMIVCGARFFRGAWSQLKRGGSNMDTLVALGSSTAFGFSLWGLLTGWHGHLYFMEAAAIITLISAGHFIEALVGSRAAGSLRALMNLAPQTARKLDPDGEETEVPVASLRAGDRAVLKPGDRVPTDGEVIEGGSAVDESMLTGESLPVEKAAGAKLYTGTVNQNGRLVMRVIATGEATALAQIIAVVQRAQNSRANIQKLGDRVSNVFVPVVVLIALATASWWGFAYAHALSVGQSIAPYLWPVHFPATALAAAFIQAAAVLIVACPCAMGLATPAAIMAGTNAAAQRGILIRDGAALEKSGTITAIVFDKTGTLTQGRLSVAAVEDLRDASNRSVPVEELAAALAQPSNHPLSLAVAAQDRGAQAAGLPDPAARRIQSSDWQELRGKGVQAGLDGSLFRLGSLNWLRETGVDLTRATKFVNDWSAQGATILGLAADAQLVGLLALRDTIKPHAGEVVRQLNQQGKATYLITGDNRLTAAAIAEQVGIAKENVFAEIRPERKAEMVKQLQQRGERVAFVGDGINDAPALEQADLGIAVAKASDVAREAADIILLKSDIQAIPEALGFAQAALLTIKQNLFWAFFYNAASIPLAALGFLSPVICAAAMGLSDLVVIGNALRLRKWKV
- a CDS encoding DUF5069 domain-containing protein — translated: MAKIVPLISSGVAGPLGVLHLPRLWLKVSLECRGKLADGYPGIGKGYDMMTINALGLNADAVKKFINDSKPTYCQFEAWVKKQPGVKLDKATLYKHNSAVRGYIHDDATRKGILGANGVTDEGSVNPGAVDLNNLDDWYEFHQTELK
- a CDS encoding glycosyltransferase family 2 protein, with the protein product MPVEISIIVPVLDEEDNVLPLAREVVGALEKEPRPFEVVFVDDGSRDGTWGKILEAHRLDPRVRGLRHERNSGQSAALWTGVRETNGPIIATLDGDLQNDPADLPKLLCELEHADFVCGVRVNRRDTWLRRVSSRIARRARRAALGADFQDTGCSLRVFKRTALDGVFPFNGWHRFLPVLVHGNGAVTKETSVNHRPRAAGVSKYGVWNRLGRGIFDLIGVAWHQKRRLRPARFSKHPDP